A window from Pongo abelii isolate AG06213 chromosome 6, NHGRI_mPonAbe1-v2.0_pri, whole genome shotgun sequence encodes these proteins:
- the LOC129060498 gene encoding uncharacterized protein LOC129060498 isoform X1: MMIIPHLLRDKDQRATTATSPRTRQCWGVENEGVQLWPSQSSGGDKNHLPLSFWARLMPGASVDRGHAPGLPKLEKAARLRSEGHNSTASPASQAGSRLGGFRGSAGESVSWPWRWPALLSLCCPSRMTGVSCFCHYTSHPLHHLLCSYKDPEKWNNRIADLRKQIEELSERKYGMSKLEKSCNLMFMGVYTMELLFIMEVPWTSPGLPASHAILTRFSL, translated from the exons atgatGATTATTCCCCACCTTCTAAGAGACAAAGACCAACGAGCCACCACAGCCACCAGTCCCAGAACCCGCCAATGCTGGGGAGTGGAAAATGAGGGAGTTCAACTCTG GCCCTCACAATCCAGTGGAGGAGACAAAAATCATCTGCCTCTGTCCTTCTGGGCACGCCTCATGCCAGGTGCATCTGTGGACAGGGGCCATGCTCCTGGGCTTCCAAAGTTGGAGAAAGCTGCCAGGCTCAG GTCTGAAGGCCACAATTCTACAGCAAGTCCTGCGAGTCAAGCTGGGAGCAGGCTCGGTGGCTTCCGAGGCTCTGCGGGAGAATCCGTTTCCTGGCCGTGGAGGTGGCCTGCACTCCTCAGCTTGTGCTGCCCGTCTCGAATGACTGGAGTTTCCTGCTTCTGTCACTATACCTCCCACCCTCTCCATCACCTGCTCTGCTCTTATAAGGATCCGG AGAAATGGAATAATCGTATCGCTGATCTACGTAAACAAATTGAAGAATTgtctgaaagaaaatatggtatgtctAAACTGGAAAAGTCCTGTAATCTTATGTTCATGGGCGTTTACACAATGGAGTTACTGTTCATCATGGAGGTACCGTGGACAAGCCCAGGGCTGCCGGCGAGTCATGCCATCCTTACACGTTTCTCCTTGTAA
- the LOC129060498 gene encoding uncharacterized protein LOC129060498 isoform X3 produces MMIIPHLLRDKDQRATTATSPRTRQCWGVENEGVQLWPSQSSGGDKNHLPLSFWARLMPGASVDRGHAPGLPKLEKAARLRSEGHNSTASPASQAGSRLGGFRGSAGESVSWPWRWPALLSLCCPSRMTGVSCFCHYTSHPLHHLLCSYKDPEKWNNRIADLRKQIEELSERKYDLDL; encoded by the exons atgatGATTATTCCCCACCTTCTAAGAGACAAAGACCAACGAGCCACCACAGCCACCAGTCCCAGAACCCGCCAATGCTGGGGAGTGGAAAATGAGGGAGTTCAACTCTG GCCCTCACAATCCAGTGGAGGAGACAAAAATCATCTGCCTCTGTCCTTCTGGGCACGCCTCATGCCAGGTGCATCTGTGGACAGGGGCCATGCTCCTGGGCTTCCAAAGTTGGAGAAAGCTGCCAGGCTCAG GTCTGAAGGCCACAATTCTACAGCAAGTCCTGCGAGTCAAGCTGGGAGCAGGCTCGGTGGCTTCCGAGGCTCTGCGGGAGAATCCGTTTCCTGGCCGTGGAGGTGGCCTGCACTCCTCAGCTTGTGCTGCCCGTCTCGAATGACTGGAGTTTCCTGCTTCTGTCACTATACCTCCCACCCTCTCCATCACCTGCTCTGCTCTTATAAGGATCCGG AGAAATGGAATAATCGTATCGCTGATCTACGTAAACAAATTGAAGAATTgtctgaaagaaaatatg atCTGGATCTATAA
- the LOC129060498 gene encoding uncharacterized protein LOC129060498 isoform X2 codes for MMIIPHLLRDKDQRATTATSPRTRQCWGVENEGVQLWPSQSSGGDKNHLPLSFWARLMPGASVDRGHAPGLPKLEKAARLRSEGHNSTASPASQAGSRLGGFRGSAGESVSWPWRWPALLSLCCPSRMTGVSCFCHYTSHPLHHLLCSYKDPEKWNNRIADLRKQIEELSERKYDMNL; via the exons atgatGATTATTCCCCACCTTCTAAGAGACAAAGACCAACGAGCCACCACAGCCACCAGTCCCAGAACCCGCCAATGCTGGGGAGTGGAAAATGAGGGAGTTCAACTCTG GCCCTCACAATCCAGTGGAGGAGACAAAAATCATCTGCCTCTGTCCTTCTGGGCACGCCTCATGCCAGGTGCATCTGTGGACAGGGGCCATGCTCCTGGGCTTCCAAAGTTGGAGAAAGCTGCCAGGCTCAG GTCTGAAGGCCACAATTCTACAGCAAGTCCTGCGAGTCAAGCTGGGAGCAGGCTCGGTGGCTTCCGAGGCTCTGCGGGAGAATCCGTTTCCTGGCCGTGGAGGTGGCCTGCACTCCTCAGCTTGTGCTGCCCGTCTCGAATGACTGGAGTTTCCTGCTTCTGTCACTATACCTCCCACCCTCTCCATCACCTGCTCTGCTCTTATAAGGATCCGG AGAAATGGAATAATCGTATCGCTGATCTACGTAAACAAATTGAAGAATTgtctgaaagaaaatatg ACATGAACTTATGA
- the LOC100453450 gene encoding small ubiquitin-related modifier 2-like yields MADKKPKEGVKSKNNDHINLKVAGQDGSVVQFKIKRHTPLSKLMKAYCEQQGLSMRQIRFRFDGQPINETDTPAQLEMEDEDTIDVFQQQTGGVY; encoded by the coding sequence ATGGCCGACAAAAAGCCCAAGGAAGGAGTCAAGTCCAAGAACAACGATCATATTAATTTGAAGGTGGCGGGGCAGGATGGTTCTGTGGTGCAGTTTAAGATTAAGAGGCATACACCACTTAGTAAACTAATGAAAGCCTATTGTGAACAACAGGGATTGTCAATGAGGCAGATCAGATTCCGATTCGACGGGCAACCAATCAATGAAACAGACACACCTGCACAGTTGGAAATGGAGGATGAAGATACAATTGATGTGTTCCAACAGCAGACGGGAGGTGTCTACTGA